A genome region from Streptomyces sp. S4.7 includes the following:
- a CDS encoding family 78 glycoside hydrolase catalytic domain, whose translation MGWTRRGLLGTSVVGAGAGIVSLAAGPAASAATPAKGTDRPVGGLRVVAPKVEYAEHVLGTDNPAPLLSWELTADGHGARQSAYQIRAATDPRDLAKGRQLLWDTGKVTSGRTVAVPYAGPALPPRTRCHWQVRVWDGDGEVSRWSTAGWWETALGGEKWGARWIGADAAAAPPGFDGASWIWSEGATTGDAPAGPAWFRAGLDLPAGAAVARATVVATADDDFTLHLDGAQVAHAPQQQDGWRTGRTADVTEAVRAAGQHVVLAAVATNRGGASVNPGGFLVRLVVETTDGQTRDLVTSGDWLTAKSEQQGWQRTDFDDSGWTAATVLAPYGEGPWGDGVSISRPEAPAPLLRREFAVRKPVTRARLYISGLAYYVAELNGRPVGEQVLDPAFTDYDETVMYAVHDVTSLLRRGDNAIGVTLGRGFYAMTTPNVWNWHRPPWHGEPRLLCRLEAEHPDGSRTTVVSDTDWRMTEGPTLTNSLYAGETYDARLAPTGWTRPGFDDRAWRAPGAQQAPKGALRAQPHDPIEIIDTITPTGISELRPGVHVVDMGRTTAGWTRLTVKAPAGTTISLIHGEKLKDDGSVHAETGHVPGRFQRDEYICAGGGQPEVWEPSFSYKGFRYVQIEGLPARPEPADVLGRTVHTKVDEVSAFSCSEPFYETLDKAMRRTLVNNLHGIPTDTPMYEKNGWTGDAQLGAPTLAYGFGVHRFLAKWLDDLKDSQNADGQLPVIVPSGGWGYGDLGPSPEWTTVYPFLVREMYRVYGDDRVARQHWPVLTRYLDWELDRLVDGLAITALGDYLPPRYGGNPPEDTRLTASAYLHRALVDTAEMGELLGHDEVAGRYRTAAAGLKDALNAEFLNDTGHYSTAKDPDYRQTSNAIPLAFGLVPAGARASVVDSLVADIRERGDHLNTGALGTSVLLRVLSAHGHPDIAHAIATQRTYPSWGYWFDNGADTMWEMWQLDSRSRDHYFQGTVAQWLYENVAGLRPGDDGYRTFTVRPDARTGVSWARTSIRTVRGPASVAWSKVGRDLRLTVKVPVGSSAEVHVPADRKDKVTAPKGATYVRTEPGFQVYRADHGAWDFVARG comes from the coding sequence ATGGGCTGGACACGCAGAGGTCTCCTGGGCACCTCCGTGGTGGGCGCGGGCGCCGGGATCGTCTCGCTCGCCGCGGGCCCGGCGGCCTCGGCCGCCACACCCGCGAAGGGCACCGACCGCCCCGTCGGCGGCTTGCGCGTCGTCGCCCCGAAGGTGGAGTACGCGGAGCACGTCCTCGGCACCGACAACCCCGCCCCGCTGCTCTCCTGGGAGCTGACGGCCGACGGCCACGGCGCCCGGCAGAGCGCGTACCAGATCAGGGCCGCCACCGACCCGCGCGACCTCGCCAAGGGCCGCCAACTCCTCTGGGACACCGGCAAGGTGACCTCCGGGCGCACCGTCGCCGTCCCCTACGCCGGGCCCGCGCTGCCGCCCCGTACCCGCTGCCACTGGCAGGTGCGCGTCTGGGACGGCGACGGCGAGGTGTCGCGCTGGAGCACCGCCGGCTGGTGGGAGACCGCCCTCGGCGGTGAGAAGTGGGGCGCCCGCTGGATCGGCGCCGACGCCGCCGCAGCGCCTCCCGGCTTCGACGGCGCCTCCTGGATCTGGTCCGAGGGTGCGACCACCGGGGACGCCCCCGCCGGACCCGCGTGGTTCCGCGCAGGCCTCGATCTCCCCGCCGGAGCCGCCGTCGCACGCGCGACCGTCGTCGCCACCGCCGACGACGACTTCACGCTCCACCTCGACGGCGCGCAGGTGGCGCACGCCCCGCAGCAGCAGGACGGCTGGCGCACCGGCAGGACCGCGGACGTCACCGAGGCTGTCAGGGCGGCCGGGCAGCACGTCGTCCTCGCCGCCGTCGCCACCAACCGCGGCGGCGCATCGGTCAATCCGGGCGGATTCCTCGTCCGTCTCGTCGTGGAGACCACCGACGGGCAGACCCGCGATCTCGTCACCTCCGGCGACTGGCTGACCGCCAAGAGCGAACAACAGGGCTGGCAGCGAACGGACTTCGACGACAGCGGCTGGACGGCCGCCACCGTCCTGGCCCCGTACGGCGAAGGCCCCTGGGGCGACGGTGTCTCGATCTCGCGGCCCGAGGCCCCCGCGCCGCTGCTGCGCCGTGAGTTCGCCGTACGGAAGCCGGTCACCCGCGCCCGCCTCTACATCAGCGGACTCGCCTACTACGTCGCCGAGTTGAACGGCAGGCCCGTCGGGGAGCAGGTGCTCGACCCGGCCTTCACCGACTACGACGAGACCGTCATGTACGCCGTGCACGACGTGACGTCGCTCCTGCGCCGGGGTGACAACGCCATCGGCGTCACCCTCGGCCGAGGCTTCTACGCAATGACCACCCCCAACGTCTGGAACTGGCACCGGCCGCCGTGGCACGGCGAGCCCCGCCTGCTCTGCCGGCTGGAGGCCGAGCACCCGGACGGCTCCCGCACCACCGTCGTCTCCGACACCGACTGGCGCATGACCGAGGGGCCCACCCTCACCAACTCCCTCTACGCCGGGGAGACCTACGACGCGCGCCTGGCCCCCACCGGCTGGACACGACCGGGCTTCGACGACCGCGCGTGGCGCGCCCCCGGCGCCCAGCAGGCCCCGAAGGGCGCGCTGCGGGCCCAGCCGCACGACCCGATCGAGATCATCGACACCATCACCCCCACCGGGATCAGCGAACTGCGCCCCGGTGTCCACGTGGTCGACATGGGCCGCACCACCGCCGGCTGGACCCGGCTGACCGTCAAGGCGCCGGCGGGCACGACGATTTCACTCATACACGGCGAGAAGCTCAAGGACGACGGCAGCGTCCACGCCGAGACCGGACACGTCCCCGGCCGCTTCCAGCGCGACGAGTACATCTGCGCGGGCGGCGGGCAGCCCGAGGTGTGGGAGCCGTCGTTCTCGTACAAGGGCTTCCGCTACGTACAGATCGAGGGCCTGCCCGCCCGGCCCGAGCCGGCCGACGTGCTCGGCCGGACCGTCCACACCAAGGTCGACGAGGTCAGCGCGTTCTCCTGCTCCGAGCCCTTCTACGAGACGCTCGACAAGGCCATGCGCCGCACCCTTGTGAACAACCTGCACGGCATCCCGACCGACACCCCCATGTACGAGAAGAACGGCTGGACCGGCGACGCGCAGCTCGGCGCGCCCACCCTCGCGTACGGCTTCGGCGTCCACCGCTTCCTCGCCAAGTGGCTGGACGACCTGAAGGACAGTCAGAACGCGGACGGGCAACTGCCGGTGATCGTGCCGAGCGGCGGCTGGGGTTACGGCGACCTCGGTCCGTCACCCGAGTGGACCACCGTCTATCCCTTCCTGGTGCGCGAGATGTACCGGGTGTACGGCGACGACCGCGTCGCCCGGCAGCACTGGCCGGTGCTGACCCGGTATCTGGACTGGGAGTTGGACCGTCTCGTGGACGGCCTGGCCATCACGGCGCTCGGCGACTATCTGCCGCCCCGCTACGGCGGCAACCCGCCCGAGGACACCCGGCTGACGGCGAGCGCCTATCTGCACCGCGCGCTGGTGGACACCGCCGAGATGGGTGAACTGCTGGGCCACGACGAGGTGGCCGGGCGCTACCGCACGGCAGCCGCGGGGCTCAAGGACGCTCTGAACGCGGAGTTCCTGAACGACACCGGGCACTACAGCACGGCGAAGGATCCGGACTACCGGCAGACGTCCAACGCGATCCCGCTCGCCTTCGGCCTCGTCCCCGCCGGGGCCCGCGCGTCCGTCGTGGACAGCCTCGTCGCGGACATCAGGGAACGCGGCGACCACCTCAACACCGGGGCGCTGGGCACCAGCGTGCTGCTGCGCGTCCTGTCGGCGCACGGCCATCCGGACATCGCGCACGCCATCGCCACCCAGCGCACCTACCCGAGTTGGGGCTACTGGTTCGACAACGGCGCCGACACCATGTGGGAGATGTGGCAGCTCGACTCCCGCTCGCGCGACCACTACTTCCAGGGCACCGTCGCCCAGTGGCTGTACGAGAACGTCGCCGGTCTGCGCCCCGGCGACGACGGCTACCGCACCTTCACCGTCCGCCCGGACGCCCGCACCGGGGTCAGCTGGGCGCGCACCTCGATCCGTACGGTGCGCGGACCGGCCTCGGTCGCCTGGTCGAAGGTCGGCCGTGACCTGCGGCTGACGGTGAAGGTACCGGTCGGATCGAGCGCGGAGGTCCATGTGCCGGCCGACCGGAAGGACAAGGTCACGGCGCCGAAGGGCGCCACGTACGTCCGTACGGAGCCCGGCTTCCAGGTGTATCGCGCGGACCACGGCGCGTGGGACTTCGTGGCCCGCGGCTGA
- a CDS encoding LacI family DNA-binding transcriptional regulator: protein MAQSVGIKDVARVAGVSVGTVSNVINRPDSVAEETRARVLSTIERLGYVRSESARHLRAGRSRIIALLVLDMANPFFVDVATGAERVARGSGLGVMLCNSAQSSSEEAEYLGLFSEQRVRGVLITPTDETGRNLESFRRQDIPFVFVDRVVSSDEGCSVSVDDVTGGALAMRHLLAQGHTDIAYVCGPLHLSQCRDRRAGALLALEEAGLPADRLRVVEAERLDVPAGRDSGARLLGMHSRPSAVFCANDLLALGVLQSMYGAGIAVPDEMALVGYDDIEFASAAAVPLTSVRQPASQMGRLAAELLIEETGESAADHRHRRIVLQPELVVRESSMPRAGGGHRS from the coding sequence ATGGCGCAATCGGTGGGTATCAAGGACGTCGCCCGGGTGGCGGGCGTGTCCGTCGGCACGGTGTCCAACGTGATCAACCGGCCGGACTCGGTGGCCGAGGAGACACGGGCGAGAGTGCTGTCCACCATCGAGCGGCTGGGCTATGTACGGAGCGAGTCGGCCCGCCATCTGCGCGCGGGCCGCAGCCGCATCATCGCGCTGCTGGTGCTCGACATGGCCAACCCGTTCTTCGTGGACGTCGCCACCGGCGCCGAGCGGGTGGCGCGGGGGTCCGGGCTCGGGGTGATGCTCTGCAACAGCGCGCAGAGCAGCAGCGAGGAGGCCGAGTATCTGGGGCTCTTCAGCGAGCAGCGGGTGCGTGGCGTGCTGATCACTCCGACCGACGAGACCGGCCGCAATCTGGAGAGCTTCCGGCGCCAGGACATCCCGTTCGTCTTCGTGGACCGGGTGGTGTCGAGCGACGAGGGCTGTTCGGTGTCCGTCGACGATGTCACCGGCGGGGCGCTGGCGATGCGCCATCTCCTCGCCCAGGGGCACACCGACATCGCTTACGTGTGCGGGCCGCTACATCTCTCGCAGTGCCGTGACCGGCGGGCGGGCGCGCTGCTGGCGCTGGAGGAGGCCGGGCTGCCTGCCGACCGGCTGCGGGTGGTGGAGGCGGAGCGGCTGGACGTCCCGGCGGGGCGCGACTCGGGCGCGCGGCTGCTGGGGATGCACAGCCGGCCGAGCGCGGTGTTCTGCGCGAACGATCTGCTGGCCCTGGGGGTGCTCCAGTCGATGTACGGGGCGGGGATCGCCGTCCCGGACGAGATGGCGCTGGTGGGGTACGACGACATCGAGTTCGCGTCGGCCGCCGCGGTGCCGCTGACGTCGGTGCGCCAGCCGGCCTCGCAGATGGGGCGGCTCGCGGCCGAGCTGCTGATCGAGGAGACCGGGGAGTCGGCGGCCGACCACCGGCACAGGCGGATCGTGCTTCAGCCGGAGTTGGTGGTGCGGGAGTCGTCGATGCCGCGTGCCGGCGGCGGGCACCGGAGCTGA
- a CDS encoding L-fucose/L-arabinose isomerase family protein, protein MNAPTTPRRTRIGLVSGGLGAYWPQFPDLLPQLRRYARRVTDRLAQSDAEVVDVGFISDAEEGAAAAEKLRAADCDLIVGFLTTYMTATMLVPVAQRSGAPVLLINLQPTEAMDHATFGTGEWLAYCGACPLPEMANAFERVGVPFRSVSGYLEDERAWERIGRWIRAAGVRGMLRTGRHGLMGHLYPGMYDVSTDLTMVPANLGGHVEVLEFDDLRVRAMKADDAAVEAKLAQTRAAFEIADSVVEEDLVWAARVAVGLDRLVDDFGLDSLAYYHRGLEGEIHERLGAGMILGSSLLTARGVPACGEYELRTSLAMLITDRLGAGGTFTELQALNFRDGVVEMGHDGPANPTVCARRPVLRGLGVYHGKRGWGVSVECDVRRGPVTLVGLGQSRDGRYRLVAAVGKVVDGPLLEIGNTTSRVDFGRDPGEWTDAWSASGVGHHWALATGDIIPELRALGGLSGLELVEVTD, encoded by the coding sequence ATGAACGCACCGACCACGCCTCGCCGTACCCGGATCGGCCTCGTCTCCGGCGGACTCGGCGCGTACTGGCCCCAGTTCCCCGACCTCCTTCCCCAACTGAGACGATACGCGCGGCGGGTGACGGACCGTCTGGCGCAGTCCGACGCCGAGGTCGTGGACGTCGGATTCATCTCCGACGCCGAGGAGGGGGCGGCGGCGGCCGAGAAGCTGCGCGCCGCCGACTGCGATCTGATCGTCGGCTTCCTCACCACCTATATGACGGCGACCATGCTGGTGCCCGTCGCCCAGCGCAGCGGCGCGCCGGTGCTGCTCATCAATCTCCAGCCGACCGAGGCGATGGACCACGCGACGTTCGGCACCGGCGAGTGGCTGGCGTACTGCGGCGCCTGTCCCCTGCCGGAGATGGCGAACGCCTTCGAACGGGTCGGGGTGCCCTTCCGCTCGGTCTCCGGGTATCTGGAGGACGAGCGGGCGTGGGAGCGGATCGGCCGGTGGATCAGGGCGGCCGGGGTGCGCGGGATGCTGCGTACGGGCCGGCACGGTCTGATGGGCCATCTGTATCCCGGCATGTACGACGTGTCGACCGACCTGACGATGGTGCCGGCGAATCTCGGCGGCCATGTGGAGGTCCTGGAGTTCGACGATCTGCGTGTACGCGCCATGAAGGCCGACGACGCGGCGGTGGAGGCGAAGCTGGCGCAGACGCGTGCCGCGTTCGAGATCGCGGACTCCGTGGTCGAGGAGGACCTGGTGTGGGCGGCCAGGGTGGCGGTCGGTCTCGACCGGCTGGTGGACGACTTCGGGCTGGACTCACTGGCGTACTACCACCGGGGCCTGGAGGGCGAGATCCACGAACGCCTGGGCGCGGGCATGATCCTCGGTTCCTCGCTGCTGACGGCGCGTGGCGTCCCCGCCTGCGGGGAGTACGAGCTGCGCACGTCACTCGCGATGCTGATCACGGACCGGCTGGGCGCGGGCGGCACCTTCACCGAACTCCAGGCGCTGAATTTCCGGGACGGCGTGGTCGAGATGGGCCACGACGGGCCGGCCAACCCGACCGTCTGCGCGCGCCGCCCGGTGCTGCGCGGTCTCGGGGTGTACCACGGCAAGCGTGGCTGGGGCGTGTCCGTCGAGTGCGACGTACGGCGGGGGCCGGTGACGCTGGTGGGACTCGGCCAGTCCAGGGACGGTCGCTACAGGCTGGTCGCCGCGGTGGGTAAAGTGGTCGATGGCCCGCTGCTGGAAATCGGCAACACCACCTCGCGTGTCGACTTCGGCCGCGATCCGGGCGAGTGGACCGACGCGTGGAGTGCGAGCGGAGTGGGGCACCACTGGGCGCTCGCCACCGGCGACATCATTCCGGAGCTGCGCGCATTGGGCGGTCTGAGCGGTCTGGAGCTGGTGGAGGTCACTGACTGA
- a CDS encoding L-rhamnose mutarotase: MERVCFVLKVRQERLAEYRERHRAVWPEMLAALGAAGWRDYSLFLRDDGLLVGYLETEDFAAARAAMAATEVNARWQAQMAPYFESLNGAGPDDAMAPLTEIFHLD, from the coding sequence GTGGAGCGTGTGTGCTTCGTACTGAAGGTCAGACAGGAGCGGCTGGCCGAGTACCGCGAGCGTCACCGGGCCGTCTGGCCCGAGATGCTCGCGGCGCTCGGCGCCGCCGGCTGGCGCGACTACTCGCTCTTCCTGCGCGACGACGGGCTGCTGGTCGGCTACCTGGAGACCGAGGACTTCGCAGCGGCCCGCGCCGCGATGGCGGCGACGGAGGTCAACGCCCGCTGGCAGGCGCAGATGGCGCCGTACTTCGAATCGCTGAACGGCGCGGGACCGGACGACGCGATGGCGCCGCTCACCGAGATCTTCCATCTCGACTGA
- the rhaS gene encoding rhamnose ABC transporter substrate-binding protein gives MTPTTLSQPRTRRRAVAASAALCALTLAVTGCSGTTKDSVKDDGPAKASDAKANPDAPLKKGLKIAFLPKQINNPYEKIVDDAGIAAAADIGSTGKEVGPSTANASSQVSYINTLIQQKQDAILIAANDPNAVCGPLKQAMKQNIKVVAYDSDTAKDCRQLFINQASSEEIGRSQVRNIAEQLGNKGEIAILSATQNATNQNTWIKFMKDELTKPAYKDMKLVKVAYGDDDDQKSFQETQGLLKAYPNLKGIISPTTVGIAAAARYIGDSSYKGKVVLNGLGTPNQMRKYIENGTLEQFSLWNPKELGYLGTYAAAALASGQITGAEGEKFKAGDLGEYTVGKDGEIILGPPTVFDEKNIGNFDF, from the coding sequence GTGACACCCACCACGCTGTCGCAGCCACGCACCCGGCGCCGCGCCGTCGCCGCGTCCGCCGCGCTCTGTGCCCTGACGCTCGCCGTGACCGGCTGCTCGGGCACCACCAAGGACTCCGTCAAGGACGACGGCCCGGCCAAGGCGTCCGACGCCAAGGCGAATCCGGACGCCCCGCTCAAGAAGGGCCTGAAGATCGCCTTCCTGCCCAAGCAGATCAACAATCCGTACGAGAAGATCGTCGACGACGCGGGCATCGCTGCGGCCGCGGACATCGGCTCCACCGGCAAGGAGGTCGGCCCGTCCACCGCGAACGCCTCCTCGCAGGTGTCGTACATCAACACGCTCATCCAGCAGAAGCAGGACGCGATCCTGATCGCGGCGAACGACCCCAACGCGGTGTGCGGCCCGCTCAAGCAGGCCATGAAGCAGAACATCAAGGTCGTCGCGTACGACTCCGACACCGCGAAGGACTGCCGTCAGCTCTTCATCAACCAGGCCAGCTCCGAGGAGATCGGCCGCAGCCAGGTCCGCAACATCGCCGAGCAGCTCGGCAACAAGGGCGAGATCGCGATCCTGTCGGCGACGCAGAACGCGACGAACCAGAACACCTGGATCAAGTTCATGAAGGACGAGCTGACGAAGCCCGCCTACAAGGACATGAAACTGGTCAAGGTCGCGTACGGGGACGACGACGACCAGAAGTCGTTCCAGGAGACGCAGGGCCTGCTCAAGGCGTACCCGAACCTGAAGGGCATCATCTCGCCGACGACGGTCGGTATCGCGGCCGCGGCGCGCTACATCGGCGACTCCTCCTACAAGGGGAAGGTCGTCCTCAACGGCCTCGGTACGCCCAACCAGATGCGCAAGTACATCGAGAACGGCACGCTCGAACAGTTCTCGCTGTGGAACCCGAAGGAGCTGGGCTACCTCGGTACGTACGCGGCGGCGGCCCTGGCGTCCGGGCAGATCACCGGGGCCGAGGGCGAGAAGTTCAAGGCCGGCGACCTGGGCGAGTACACGGTCGGCAAGGACGGCGAGATCATCCTCGGCCCGCCGACGGTCTTCGACGAGAAGAACATCGGCAACTTCGACTTCTGA
- a CDS encoding ABC transporter permease has product MTALTKYLRWDTAVGILLVAVFLAGSGTTEGFANTDNLSAALGDVSEIALIALPMTLLVVAGQVDLSVASMLGLSSALAGSLWQAGFAFELIVPLCLLAGAVGGLLNGWLVTRVGLPSLAVTIGTLTLYRGLASVILGDEAVADFPETYARYAAYTQTVPGTFIPYPVALFAVLAVGTAIALHCTGFGRSLFAIGAQEDAAWFAGIRVKRLKLVLFVVSGLVASFAGIVYTLRYGSARADNGLGLELVVIASVLLGGVDFDGGKGTLGGAVAGVLLIGLLTNLLTLNDISNEIQVIVTGLLLVASVLTPRILAVLAERRHRRKAAEESVPVSAAI; this is encoded by the coding sequence ATGACCGCACTCACGAAGTATCTGCGCTGGGACACGGCCGTCGGCATCCTGCTGGTCGCGGTCTTCCTCGCCGGCAGCGGCACGACGGAGGGGTTCGCCAACACGGACAACCTCTCGGCCGCGCTCGGTGACGTCTCGGAGATCGCGCTGATCGCGCTGCCGATGACCCTGCTGGTGGTCGCCGGGCAGGTCGATCTCTCCGTCGCCTCGATGCTGGGGCTGTCCAGCGCGCTCGCCGGTTCGCTCTGGCAGGCGGGCTTCGCGTTCGAACTGATCGTGCCCCTCTGCCTGTTGGCGGGCGCGGTCGGCGGGTTGCTGAACGGCTGGCTCGTCACCCGGGTCGGGCTGCCCTCGCTGGCCGTCACCATCGGCACGCTCACGCTCTACCGCGGGCTGGCGTCCGTCATCCTCGGCGACGAGGCGGTGGCCGACTTCCCGGAGACGTACGCCCGGTACGCGGCCTACACGCAGACGGTGCCCGGCACGTTCATCCCGTACCCGGTCGCGCTGTTCGCCGTGCTCGCCGTCGGTACGGCGATCGCCCTGCACTGCACGGGCTTCGGCCGTTCGCTGTTCGCGATCGGCGCCCAGGAGGACGCCGCGTGGTTCGCGGGCATCCGCGTCAAGCGCCTCAAGCTGGTGCTGTTCGTGGTGTCGGGTCTCGTCGCGTCGTTCGCCGGGATCGTCTACACCCTGCGCTACGGCAGCGCGCGCGCCGACAACGGGCTGGGTCTCGAACTGGTCGTCATCGCCTCGGTGCTGCTCGGCGGCGTCGACTTCGACGGCGGCAAGGGCACGCTCGGCGGCGCCGTCGCCGGTGTGCTGCTGATCGGGCTCCTCACGAATCTGCTGACCCTCAACGACATCTCCAACGAGATCCAGGTGATCGTCACCGGCCTGCTGCTCGTCGCGTCCGTTCTGACGCCCCGGATCCTCGCCGTGCTCGCGGAGCGCCGGCACCGGCGCAAGGCGGCCGAGGAATCCGTTCCTGTCTCCGCAGCGATCTGA
- a CDS encoding ABC transporter permease → MTTTLDKPAPEAAAEEGRSVRSLVDAVFRAREIAIGGALALLVLGTWIANPGFLDDQGIKDLLLNSSILVLLAVGQSVVVITRNIDLSVGSVVGLTAFACGHFVSGTDHSAPTVVLLGIALGTVCGLVSGALVSFGRVPALVVTLGMLYIIQGIDHAWAHGEQINAVNVPDGVLALGSGSVLGIPYLPLISAAVLAATGYFLRTYRSGRELYAIGSSPDAARLAGIPVRRRILAAYAFSGAIAGFAGALWLARFGTVVADAANGWELTVVSAVVVGGVAITGGTGSVWGAALGALLLTTIGSALVVLKVDSFWQQAITGVLLLAAITTDRVLQVRTTSALRKRSRR, encoded by the coding sequence ATGACCACCACGCTCGACAAGCCCGCCCCCGAGGCCGCGGCCGAGGAAGGCCGGTCGGTCCGGTCGCTCGTCGACGCCGTCTTCCGCGCCCGGGAGATCGCGATCGGCGGGGCACTCGCGCTGCTCGTCCTCGGCACCTGGATCGCCAACCCCGGCTTCCTCGACGACCAGGGCATCAAGGACCTGCTGCTCAACTCCTCGATCCTGGTACTGCTCGCCGTCGGTCAGTCCGTCGTCGTGATCACCCGCAACATCGACCTGTCGGTCGGCTCCGTCGTGGGTCTCACCGCCTTCGCCTGCGGCCACTTCGTCTCCGGCACCGACCACAGCGCGCCGACGGTCGTCCTGCTGGGCATCGCGCTCGGCACCGTCTGCGGACTCGTCAGCGGCGCGCTCGTCAGCTTCGGCCGGGTGCCCGCGCTCGTCGTGACGCTCGGCATGCTCTACATCATCCAGGGCATCGACCACGCGTGGGCGCACGGCGAGCAGATCAACGCCGTCAACGTCCCCGACGGGGTGCTCGCCCTCGGCTCGGGCAGCGTCCTCGGCATTCCCTATCTGCCGCTGATCTCGGCCGCCGTACTCGCCGCGACCGGCTACTTCCTGCGCACGTACCGCAGCGGTCGTGAGCTGTACGCGATCGGGTCGAGCCCGGACGCCGCACGGCTGGCGGGGATTCCCGTACGGCGCCGGATCCTGGCCGCGTACGCGTTCTCCGGCGCGATCGCGGGGTTCGCCGGTGCCCTGTGGCTGGCCCGCTTCGGCACCGTCGTCGCGGACGCGGCCAACGGCTGGGAGCTGACCGTCGTCAGCGCCGTCGTCGTCGGCGGCGTCGCCATCACGGGCGGCACGGGCAGCGTATGGGGCGCGGCGCTCGGCGCGCTGCTGCTCACCACCATCGGCAGCGCACTGGTCGTCCTCAAGGTCGACTCGTTCTGGCAGCAGGCCATCACCGGCGTACTGCTGCTCGCGGCCATCACCACCGACCGCGTCTTGCAGGTGCGTACCACCAGCGCGCTCAGGAAGAGGAGCCGGCGATGA
- a CDS encoding sugar ABC transporter ATP-binding protein: protein MEKPDKGPAPVLALRGVSKSFGAVRALHDVSLDLRPGEIHALAGENGAGKSTLIKTLAGVHRPDEGDIVLAGAPVVFHGPADARDAGIAVIYQEPTLFPDLSIAENIFMGRQPRRSAGRIDRRAVHRATAELMSRLGVALAPQRPARGLSIADQQIVEVAKALSFDARVLIMDEPTAALTGGETARLFSVVRTLRAEGAAVLFISHRLEEIFGLCSHVTTLRDGRHVASEPLDGLTEDDLVRRMVGRDLDDLYPKQTGEPGSTALSVSRLTREGVFRDVSFEVRRGEIVALAGLVGAGRSEVAQAVFGVDRADAGEVRVDGRVLPAGSPTAAMDAGLALVPEDRRLRGLVMEMSIERNIGLTGLRGVRRRGLVSRALEHGRAADWAVKLQLKYGKLTDPVSVLSGGNQQKVVLAKWLATDPAVLIVDEPTRGIDVGTKAEVHRLLSSLAADGLAVLMVSSDLPEVLRMADRILVMHEGRLTAEIPRERATEETVMAAATGRTPGTPTDSGDAPTGPAGGAATERTASDSAATGGTAAKEPTP, encoded by the coding sequence ATGGAAAAGCCCGACAAGGGCCCGGCCCCTGTCCTGGCGTTGAGGGGAGTCTCCAAATCCTTCGGAGCCGTACGGGCCCTGCACGACGTCTCGCTGGATCTGCGACCCGGTGAGATCCACGCCCTCGCCGGCGAGAACGGTGCGGGCAAGTCCACCCTCATCAAGACCCTCGCCGGAGTCCACCGCCCCGACGAGGGAGACATCGTGCTCGCCGGCGCGCCCGTCGTCTTCCACGGCCCCGCCGACGCACGGGACGCCGGGATCGCCGTCATTTACCAGGAGCCGACGCTCTTTCCCGATCTCTCCATCGCCGAGAACATCTTCATGGGCCGCCAGCCCCGGCGCTCCGCCGGGCGCATCGACCGCAGGGCCGTACACCGCGCGACGGCCGAACTGATGAGCAGACTGGGCGTCGCACTCGCCCCGCAGCGCCCCGCGCGCGGGCTGTCCATCGCGGACCAGCAGATCGTGGAGGTCGCGAAGGCGCTCTCCTTCGACGCGCGCGTCCTGATCATGGACGAGCCCACGGCCGCGCTCACCGGCGGCGAGACCGCCCGGCTGTTCTCCGTCGTGCGGACGTTGCGGGCCGAGGGCGCCGCGGTGCTGTTCATCTCGCACCGGCTGGAGGAGATCTTCGGCCTCTGCTCGCACGTCACCACACTGCGCGACGGCCGCCACGTCGCCTCCGAACCGCTCGACGGGCTCACCGAGGACGATCTCGTGCGCCGGATGGTCGGCCGCGATCTGGACGACCTGTATCCCAAGCAGACGGGCGAACCCGGTTCGACGGCGCTGTCCGTGAGCCGGCTGACCCGCGAAGGAGTCTTCAGGGACGTCTCGTTCGAGGTACGACGGGGTGAGATCGTCGCCCTGGCCGGGCTGGTGGGCGCGGGGCGCAGCGAGGTCGCGCAGGCCGTGTTCGGTGTGGACCGCGCGGACGCGGGCGAGGTGAGGGTCGACGGGCGTGTCCTGCCCGCCGGTTCACCGACCGCCGCGATGGACGCCGGGCTCGCGCTCGTCCCCGAGGACCGGCGGCTGCGCGGACTGGTCATGGAGATGTCCATCGAGCGGAACATCGGTCTGACCGGACTGCGCGGTGTGCGCCGCCGCGGACTGGTCAGCCGGGCGCTCGAACACGGGCGCGCCGCCGACTGGGCGGTGAAGCTCCAGCTCAAGTACGGCAAGCTGACCGATCCGGTGTCCGTCCTGTCCGGCGGCAACCAGCAGAAGGTCGTCCTCGCGAAGTGGCTGGCGACCGATCCGGCCGTGCTCATCGTCGACGAGCCCACCCGCGGCATCGACGTCGGTACGAAGGCCGAGGTCCACCGGCTGCTCTCGTCCCTGGCCGCGGACGGACTCGCCGTCCTGATGGTCTCGTCCGATCTCCCCGAGGTGCTGCGCATGGCCGACCGGATCCTCGTGATGCACGAGGGACGGCTCACCGCCGAGATACCCCGCGAGCGGGCGACGGAGGAGACCGTGATGGCGGCGGCCACCGGCCGTACGCCGGGCACGCCGACCGACTCCGGCGACGCGCCCACCGGCCCCGCGGGCGGCGCGGCGACGGAACGTACGGCCTCCGACAGCGCGGCGACCGGAGGCACGGCGGCAAAGGAGCCGACCCCATGA